A stretch of DNA from Cicer arietinum cultivar CDC Frontier isolate Library 1 unplaced genomic scaffold, Cicar.CDCFrontier_v2.0 Ca_scaffold_5075_v2.0, whole genome shotgun sequence:
AAGCAACCCTAAAACTCTCCAAAAGGTTACAAATCAAAAACCCAAATTCCCCAAATGCTGTTATTCAACTTCTCAAAACCTATGGCTTCTCTGATTCCCAATTACGTAGCGTTGTAAAGAAACTACCTTTTCTTCTTTTATCAAATGCCGAAAAGACCCTTTTGCCCAAACTCAAATTTTTTGATTCCATTGGGGTTTCATCCACTGATCTCCCCAAAATCTTAATTGGTAACTGTGCCTTTTTGTCAACAAGCTTGAAGAATAACCTAATCCCTCGTTATGAAATTACGCGGAGCCTAGTTCGCAACGATGATGAGGTTGTTTCGGTTATGAAGCATTGGTCAAGGAACTTTTACAATAATTCTATGTTAAATGATTCTATTCCAAATATTGAGGTTTTGAGAAAGCTTGGTCTACCTCAAAGTTCAATTTCACTTTTGGTATCCAATTTTCCGAATGTAGCATTCGGCAACCATTCGAAATTCGTTGAGTCTGTAAATACAGTGAAAGAAATGGGGTTTGATCCTTTGAAGACGTATTTTGTTTTGGCACTTCAAGTAATTGCAAAGATGGACAAAGAAACATGGGAATCAAAATTGAAGCTTTTCGAGAAGTTTGGTTGGTCGAGAGATATATGTCTTTCGGCTCATTCCAAAAGCATCCTCAGTATATAATGATTTCTGAAAAGAAGATTGTGAAAACAATGAACTTCTTGGTGAATGACATGGGCCTTGTTCCAGAAGAAATTGCTAGGTGCCCTGGGATTCTGACCCGCAACCTCGAGAAAACAATTGTCCCTAGATGTGCAGTTGTTAAGATTTTGAAGTCAAAGGGTTTGATAAAGAGTAGTTTGTTCATTAGTAGCTTTATTTTGATAACTGAGAAAATATTTATGGACAGATATATGATTCCATTTCAGAATGATTTGCCTATGTTATTGGATGCATATAAAGGTCAGAAGTCAAATTGATTATTGGGATATACTCTACA
This window harbors:
- the LOC101510702 gene encoding uncharacterized protein; this encodes MHHFLITRFTHRTLNSSVLSHNAFSLFFNYRYFSVSNTNHHHKDENFTLSSFVKSCGLSPEATLKLSKRLQIKNPNSPNAVIQLLKTYGFSDSQLRSVVKKLPFLLLSNAEKTLLPKLKFFDSIGVSSTDLPKILIGNCAFLSTSLKNNLIPRYEITRSLVRNDDEVVSVMKHWSRNFYNNSMLNDSIPNIEVLRKLGLPQSSISLLVSNFPNVAFGNHSKFVESVNTVKEMGFDPLKTYFVLALQVIAKMDKETWESKLKLFEKFGWSRDICLSAHSKSILSI